The genomic segment ccattaatttataatggagGCAGAAAATTGATAAGTAATAAGATAGCATTCCTCGCACGAGTTTTGTTGAAAATGTCTCGCTGTTAGTCCGAAGTGGTGTAGTGAATGAACTTTGCCACGTGCGGTACGAGTATGTTGTAGTATCGTCTTCGTCTAGTCGtacttgaaattatttaaatttagaacacAGTTTATAAATGGCACAAttggttttatacttttgtaattAAGTTTAgacactttaattatttttaggatAGTAGATAGATGTTTATTATGAATCTCTTATTTAAGTAAGTTGGTTGTGGATGAATTTGTTATgcaaattgaactttaaattcaattaaaatacctaacacaataattattctgaaaaaaaattatcagttgCACGATacgaataatataggtaccaaagtGCAGCCATTCGATCATCATTGtaaattcattgaaaaaaatgtaaaaagtatcgcatatttacttaaaattgaaatatggactgacaaatgaaatatttatattaatactaattataaatattaacctacatattaaatcaaaaattaaaaaatgaccatAACAGAATACAAATCTGGAAAAAACAATAGGGTGTTGTTACTTATACTTTAACCTTATATTgatgtttaatactttaatgatATACGACTAATGCATGGCCTTCTTTTAGATATTCTGAGTGTTGGAACTAGCAAGTAATGTATCGTTTTAcaggaatgtttttttttagaaaatcttttttaactgtgaacatttttttcgtgtaaaaacatgttttatatggaacatttttaaaatcagaaaTCCTGAGTATAggtggttattattttttgatttttctcaatagtttcTCGACCAATATCAGAAAAAACTACTAACAATCGTTGAAAACCTGACCTTGAAATGGACGAGTTTGTATATAAACTtgttaattttatcaagtaggtaggtaactatatttttaactcgATCATTTGTTGTAAGTTTATAATGTTAGAACAAAAATGAAGTTAAaagtcaacatttatttttaaattaatatataatatagagttttgttcaattttttaatgaacttgcatatttaacttcaaaattgataatattatattcaaataggagtatagaattataaaaataatatcaaatataggtacatattaaacaacatttttttttgattatataggtataacaggattataaattataatataaaatattataaaatttaaattaattctagcttagtgtttataattactaaaataaattttataactataagaaAAGCTTAATATTTTTAGCTACCTATGGAGTAGTGTTGGGTACTGGTTATTGCTTTTCTCACGATTGAATAAAGGTTTACAATACGTCAATACCTatagttggaaaaaaataaagctaAAAATGTCCAATGAtcttttatgtatacctattcatgatccatttataattttatttagtccCCAATTAATAGGATCACATAATCTACGTGGACAGTACAAGGATAAAGAAGAAAAGAAAGTgaagaatgaaaatatatattattttaataattaaaatagttataaatataatatataatataataataattataaaaactatttacgtacattttcacaaaaaatcAAACACTTGAATATGACGTGAGTATAAGTAGTAACAACATAGTATAACACAATATGATTAAATACTACATATACCTATGCGgtaggttataaaatataatatgtttaggtaGAGGTACcctaaacatatattttcaaaacaacttTATAACTgcactaatatttaaatttaaattacttggCAAAATTGTAGCAtcttaataattcaaaacattaaaactgTCGTGTTCTATAACGGTcggaaaaatacaaataacaatatagattACTCTGCACGCAGTGCAcggaaatgtataataataaatatgggtTTTCTCGTTTGACCGACACGGGGATCGCTGTGGGCCAGGGTATGGGGAGGGGGGTAGACCAGGGCTTATGTGAAATGTACCACCCTAAGAAATGTAGGGAATttcaaaatttccaaaaattgacgaaaaatataaatctttgtATCATACGTCTAGACGTGACAAATCCGTAACACGAATGCCCAACATGGCATTcgaaaaactaaaatacttattaagaactttacctattatattttatttggaataataaataataagacaataatttttttcttatttatataaagatatatattttcataatttaatggcacgcaggaaaaaaaattttaaaataggacATTTTTGGCAGCTAACGTTAGAAAAATGTGCGTTCCCTGAACTCTAGATCTTTATCGCCTGAAATCAAAACGCACATAAATATAATCACAGAAACCCTTCTATAATCttcatactataattattattaaacttaatactTTCCCATTTCATAAATGATACGCAGcactaataatattctatattttagatGGATTTAAGTTACCTATGTGGGTAGGAAAAAAtgtcatactataatatataatataatatcataatatatgatctATGAACACAAATTTGATTGTGAAATGttctaataaaaacaaaaaaacaaagtatcaacgtgtgataactgataatcaacaagtatattttaataaatttattggttttacaataatgtgattttttttttgtgtttttatcttTCTGTTTTGAAGCAGAAAAAATGCTCGATCTTCAAATTTGAGGTAAAATTTCAAGTGTTTGGTATAGAACATTTGATCTAGTTGGTATGTAAATATGCGCTGGTAGTCAaagttaaaaaggtgggtaagtggatgtcgctctgctgtaNNNNNNNNNNNNNNNNNNNNNNNNNNNNNNNNNNNNNNNNNNNNNNNNNNNNNNNNNNNNNNNNNNNNNNNNNNNNNNNNNNNNNNNNNNNNNNNNNNNNcagtaggttacaagtgggttactgtataatggatagtattaaatttgaattcaatgatatagtattactgtataagaaaaacgattctgagcggagacggtatgtaagtctagatattagacatacatatatttaggtatacttaactatagtattattaataattttcaaattaatcatatcataatatccattagggaacgcgttatacatcaacaacaaaccgtggtactatcatagatatataatagtatactttagaagtttcaagtacccacaaataatattatacaatcacaacaaaataactaaaatagttattccaggttttttaatatgtaattcgtCCAAATTTNNNNNNNNNNNNNNNNNNNNNNNNNNNNNNNNNNNNNNNNNNNNNNNNNNATCAAGACTGGGATCATAACATTCAACAGTTTTTAAATGCCGTGATGATGAATCTCTTCCTCCAAcctacaacaattaattaatacaaataatttcggtgtataaaaaataatactaaattacaatattatcgcaTAGCATTTTCGATGAAAGTGATTTAGTACATATTTATGAAACgttgaataaatacaattctattttttttaactacagaaatgtatttaaaattaatagcgtacgaaattaattattacatgatcttgaaaattattcgaaatttaaaatcaatcttAACGGTGTATGAATACATTATTCTTTGATAgaagcttaaaaaataaactatattcaatgtattaaaatataaatttgataaagttaaattaatttaatacattttatgttttcattttcaaacattaagaggacgctacccatgcatttgttgtctccgcctcacacaagcacgacatagcaaatttccATTAGCTAGTTTAAATagtgtgttgttagttttaatattagagtgaattgacctattatcatacttttaggtgagaatattatctgtgcttaagcgtttgcgatttttcaatattttcattttcaagtaaaatatgtatatgtgaaatatcaaaaattgaaaatgctcaaatctcgcttgaaaattaaaatattgaataaaagccaacgcttgagcacagataatgttattatctaaacaTGTTATaacaggtcaattcactctagtatcaaaactaacagcatacTATTGAAAACTAGTGAACGACTATTTGCTATGTCATGCGTGTTGTATGACAGAAACAACAAATGTAcggggtagcgtcctcttaacaatattaataacatatattacataaataaaattactttctttataaatttatgaataaaactgtaaaaaaaaaatcaagttatgTATGTAGCTCCTATACATAGGTTTCTGATGAAGttattaaacaattgaattGAAAAGTTATGTCATAatcttatataatttgttaataactaGCTCCctgaccttcctccggaagaaattatttttttataatttaatttaaaaacatgtgactatttttggctatacaaataatataatataactacatgTTGTAGTTATTGATATagttaatttctgaaaattatatatcctaaatTTTGAATACAACCGCTgtagtggtaaattttattctttttattatagaatagagataaggtagaaaaaaacgtaacaattaattatttgttcaatgaataatatatatttcaaaatatggaaaaatgcaagtgcaaacaaataaataaataattaatagtattaataataacaataggaaataaataaacaaacaaacggtttccttcgtctccaaaatcaaattagattattatatatatatatattataaatttaaaattataattcatggatatattttgttatattgataatatattccTTGATTCTTTATCAggagaactttttttttcaatcaatcaaaatattactattgtatcagatatataacaaatttaaaatcaataaaaacatattagttTACcgcatataaaagattattcagGACTCCGACCCCAAAACTGGCTCTTCTAGTAGGCATACTAGATATCATGCGCCATTTTTGAGTATTGTAGTCGAACACTTCTGCACTATCTGATATATTATCACAAAAATTATATCCGCCGaccttaaatttattatataatttattgttagctacctactttataacagaaatatcgaaaaatattataaattgtaattcaacATTACTTACGgcatatagataattattgatTACACCAACTCCTACTTTGTTTCGTTTAACAAACATCTCAACACTCGGTTTCCAACACGGTGACTCTGCAGATAAATCAAGCACATCAACAGACCGAACTTGACGAAAAAAATGAGTAGAACCACCCACAGCAAATACTAAATTATCTTTCACCACAGCTAGACCAACATTTCTACGGTTTGTTATCATTTCAGGTCCATTATGCCATCGATTTATTTTCGGTTCGAAAAATTTTGTACTGATACATTCATTAGTATCAAATCTACTAACAACTAAGATAATCTGTAATAgtgaaattgttaaatataatgcaatgagtgataaattataacagaatTATACTTTATCTCCATGTCTAGGATTATTCCGGATGTTGTGTGTAATCAGGTCTTTTGACTTCAGTCTATGAACATTTAATGCCTCGTTTATGTAATCTTtaccttaataaattataattatatctataaatgtatattacaaaatttaaataaattcaaagaaaagcatatttaaagaaaaaacttacatttatgacaattatttataagGCATTCCTTAACTACttctttatttatgtaaatcttTGATGTTAATGGTAACCGTACGTGTTCCATTAATTggggtaaaatacattttcttgaaCCTGATTCATATTTTACCCAACGAATAAcactttcaaatacctacaaatatGAGTATACATACTTAATTATGAATTAGACTTCATATTATAAGGTTACTGAatttagaatttgcaaatactaaaataatatagcaatagttaattttaatttgcctACTTTTTCTTCAGATGGAACTGTAAGTTTATCACTAGAGATCAACTGAATTACTTGGTCCGATGATAACGATAGGAATTCGTCATCACCAACGACTTCtctaagaatcaaaatataacaataataaataaaatgcccTTATagaatcgtaataataaattatataggtatcatacgAAAAGTgttgttgaatataaaattttgaacttGTTAACAATTTCGCACAGCTATGTAAATCAGCTATGGCGAATATACCAATACAATTTGTGTGACACAGTTGTGACTGTAAAAAATCACAACACGCCTCTTTTACTTCTTGTAATTGCAAGAGATTTGAAGCTGGCAATAAATCCTAGAGAAATAAacgataaacaatttaaacgatTTTGTTGTATGTAATAACATccaattgcataatatattgaacctGGACGTTTTCTTCAGTGATCAATATTTTTCCAGAATAAAGAAAGTTTACTAACAGCTGTAAAGCGGATGAATCTATCCCTCTCATTACAACAAGTTCATGATTCCTTTCTGAAAATTTGGTGAACATTGCATAGAAATATGGACTAGCTGATGCTAAAACCACTTTGTGTGCGATTACGATTTTGTTATCGTCTGCTTTAAGtttaatatcagaaaaaaacccattgctaaaaaaaaaaattgttacttatacatttatctgGCATATACGCATACTACTTACTGACGTAACACTTGTAACACTTCATATGTCTCTgcgtaaaacaattttttatattcgtatttagcAAGTTTTTCACATCTTCCAGAttcttttttttcctttttattttgcattgtaATTGGTATATGAAGTCCAGGTTTTGGAGTTCATAAAACTAAAGAGAAAgcatttcaaaatcaattataaatactgagaaaaatcgtaaataatcttatattaactttaaagtaatatcaagaaaaaaaaatttataataacattcaaaattatagggaaaaataaatgtttgttcgAAATTCAACAAATACcagtaagtaaaaaatattgttcatctgTATGTTtggatcttgagttataaaatttattcaaattgtacacttatatttatatatatatataatatatatagataagaaATGTTTGTTCGAAATTCAACAAATACCAGCaagtcaaaaatattgttcatctgTATGTTTATTGGTAATTTCGTTTTCTTTTATCGTTTTATAGTTGCGcgtattgactattataatgaatattttaatgaaaaacgcAAATATTACGATCTTTCATGTATTGTTGTCTCGTAGGTTAGGTTTTCGTactttttaatcatataaaaatataaaaatcttaaaattataaaatcattacatattttaaatttaattcaggAAAAACGTTTTCGTTGAAATTTTTAGTCCTGCAGTAAAaaacaaattccaaattatatacctattcgtTTACTTGAAATCTGTAATGGTATTAAAATTGATCTGATAATTCTAGACTCTAGTAGGCTAGTATAACTTTATTGTgacaaaacataaaaactataattttattaaatataattaaattcatcacataagtaattttaacaaaaaaattacctatttaatgtaGAAACACACTTACGCTCACGCTAGTACTGAGAGTTTCAGGAATTGAAGAATATAAGTTTGTGTGCTAAAGATTCTGTTTACatctaattacataatatacaattgaactAGTAGTAtctaagttataaaaatgtatataggtagaaaCTAAGTATAGTCcttaaattcagtttttaactaatttagtatattataatatatgtgcaaTATGGGACCCCTAGTAATATACAATCGTAAAgtg from the Acyrthosiphon pisum isolate AL4f chromosome X, pea_aphid_22Mar2018_4r6ur, whole genome shotgun sequence genome contains:
- the LOC103310242 gene encoding kelch-like protein 3, with translation MQNKKEKKESGRCEKLAKYEYKKLFYAETYEVLQVLRHNGFFSDIKLKADDNKIVIAHKVVLASASPYFYAMFTKFSERNHELVVMRGIDSSALQLLVNFLYSGKILITEENVQDLLPASNLLQLQEVKEACCDFLQSQLCHTNCIGIFAIADLHSCAKLLTSSKFYIQQHFSEVVGDDEFLSLSSDQVIQLISSDKLTVPSEEKVFESVIRWVKYESGSRKCILPQLMEHVRLPLTSKIYINKEVVKECLINNCHKYIIIIY